Proteins encoded together in one Coffea arabica cultivar ET-39 chromosome 2c, Coffea Arabica ET-39 HiFi, whole genome shotgun sequence window:
- the LOC113725442 gene encoding uncharacterized protein isoform X3, with protein MAIGRFLFDVGVPLDAVNSVYFQPMIEAIASQSDGVVGPSYHDLRSWILKNAVQEVRNDIDQYTGSWGKTGCSVLVDEWVSEKGKTFVSFLVNSSEGTMFFRSADITNLINSEDSLFELLKEVVEEVGVRNVMQVITNSDERYLAAARRLTDSYPSVFWTPCAAHCISLMLEDISRLEWVKSVLDQARTISRFMYNHNVVLNMMRRYTFGVDLVDLGITRSATHFTTLKRMVNIRHNLQSMVASEEWMESPYSKKPEAFAVLDYIGNQSFWSTCALLTRLVDPLLRLLRIVGSDKRPAMGYVYAGVYRAKETIKKELTDKKEYSTYWDIIDHRWEQLQRHPLHAAGFYLNPNFFYSTEGDVHLHIRSLVYDCIEKLVPDPKFQDKVVKEIGSYHNGAGDFGRKMAVRARDTLLPAEWWSTYGGGCPNLARLAIRILSQTCSLIYFKRNEIPYEQMHDTRNCLERQRLNDLVFVQKNLWLKQMVQRNKEQDSVDPISYEHISILEDWVTGKPLCSEDLESSDWMIVDPPLGNTMLLGTPIDDYEALGTGFDDYEIFEGVKDSEEENGG; from the exons ATGGCAATAGGGCGGTTTTTGTTTGACGTAGGGGTACCTTTAGATGCTGTGAATTCAGTTTATTTCCAACCCATGATTGAGGCGATTGCTTCTCAAAGTGATGGCGTTGTTGGACCATCTTACCATGATCTTCGGAGCTGGATCTTGAAGAATGCAGTTCAAGAAGTTAGAAATGATATTGACCAATACACAGGTTCTTGGGGAAAGACAGGATGTTCTGTATTGGTAGATGAATGGGTTTCAGAAAAAGGTAAAACTTTTGTAAGTTTCTTGGTAAATAGCTCCGAAGGGACAATGTTTTTCAGGTCTGCAGATATAACCAACTTGATAAACTCTGAGGATTCTCTGTTTGAATTGCTTAAGGAGGTGGTAGAAGAAGTTGGTGTGAGAAATGTGATGCAAGTAATTACTAATAGTGACGAGCGATATCTTGCTGCTGCTAGAAGACTGACTGATTCTTATCCCTCTGTATTCTGGACTCCTTGTGCTGCTCACTGCATAAGTTTGATGCTTGAGGACATCAGCAGGCTTGAGTGGGTAAAATCAGTACTTGACCAAGCCAGAACAATATCAAGATTCATGTATAATCATAATGTTGTTCTGAACATGATGAGACGGTACACTTTTGGAGTTGATTTAGTTGATCTGGGAATCACTCGCTCTGCAACACATTTTACGACGTTGAAGCGAATGGTTAACATAAGACACAATTTGCAATCCATGGTCGCTTCAGAGGAGTGGATGGAGAGCCCATACTCAAAGAAACCAGAGGCATTTGCTGTGCTAGATTATATTGGTAATCAATCATTTTGGTCCACTTGTGCCTTACTTACTCGATTAGTTGATCCACTTTTGAGACTTCTGAGGATAGTTGGAAGCGACAAGAGGCCTGCCATGGGATATGTTTATGCTGGAGTATATCGAGCCAAAGAAACAATTAAGAAAGAACTCACTGATAAGAAGGAATATTCCACGTATTGGGATATTATAGATCATAGATGGGAACAACTTCAGCGTCATCCTCTTCATGCTGCTGGTTTCTACCTAAATCCTAACTTCTTTTACAGTACCGAAGGTGATGTACATCTTCATATCCGTTCACTGGTATATGACTGCATTGAGAAGTTGGTTCCAGACCCAAAATTTCAAGATAAAGTTGTGAAAGAGATAGGTTCTTATCACAATGGTGCTGGAGATTTTGGACGAAAGATGGCTGTTAGAGCTAGAGATACTTTACTTCCAG CTGAGTGGTGGTCAACTTATGGTGGGGGTTGCCCAAATCTGGCACGTTTAGCCATCCGCATTCTGAGTCAAACTTGCAGTTTGATCTACTTCAAGCGAAATGAAATCCCTTATGAGCAGATGCATGATACCAGAAACTGCTTAGAGCGACAGAGGCTTAATGACCTTGTCTTCGTCCAAAAGAACTTGTGGTTGAAGCAAAT ggttcaAAGGAACAAAGAACAGGATTCAGTTGACCCAATATCGTATGAGCATATTTCCATTCTTGAGGACTGGGTGACGGGGAAACCGTTATGCTCAGAAGACTTGGAAAGCTCAGATTGGATGATAGTTGATCCACCTTTAGGCAACACAATGCTTTTAGGAACACCAATTGATGATTATGAAGCCCTGGGTACAG GCTTCGATGATTATGAAATTTTTGAGGGGGTTAAAGAcagtgaagaagaaaatggaggaTAA
- the LOC113725442 gene encoding uncharacterized protein isoform X2, translated as MELVPVTSQKHDPAWKHCQMYKNGERVQLKCVYCGKIFKGGGIHRIKEHLAGQKGNASSCLRVLPDVRLLMQESLNGVVMKKRKKQKLAEEITNYNVDNASEVDALTINNCGLNTEVNLLPVPDTLEQDSNFFVGREEGGGGNKASGRKKKGRVRKPSSSVNPNAIVACSNAAIATKKVNNHVHMAIGRFLFDVGVPLDAVNSVYFQPMIEAIASQSDGVVGPSYHDLRSWILKNAVQEVRNDIDQYTGSWGKTGCSVLVDEWVSEKGKTFVSFLVNSSEGTMFFRSADITNLINSEDSLFELLKEVVEEVGVRNVMQVITNSDERYLAAARRLTDSYPSVFWTPCAAHCISLMLEDISRLEWVKSVLDQARTISRFMYNHNVVLNMMRRYTFGVDLVDLGITRSATHFTTLKRMVNIRHNLQSMVASEEWMESPYSKKPEAFAVLDYIGNQSFWSTCALLTRLVDPLLRLLRIVGSDKRPAMGYVYAGVYRAKETIKKELTDKKEYSTYWDIIDHRWEQLQRHPLHAAGFYLNPNFFYSTEGDVHLHIRSLVYDCIEKLVPDPKFQDKVVKEIGSYHNGAGDFGRKMAVRARDTLLPAEWWSTYGGGCPNLARLAIRILSQTCSLIYFKRNEIPYEQMHDTRNCLERQRLNDLVFVQKNLWLKQMVQRNKEQDSVDPISYEHISILEDWVTGKPLCSEDLESSDWMIVDPPLGNTMLLGTPIDDYEALGTGFDDYEIFEGVKDSEEENGG; from the exons ATGGAACTGGTACCTGTGACATCACAAAAACATGATCCTGCATGGAAGCACTGTCAAATGTATAAGAATGGTGAAAGGGTTCAGCTCAAGTGTGTGTATTGTGGGAAGATTTTTAAGGGTGGTGGAATCCATAGGATTAAGGAACATCTAGCTGGGCAAAAGGGTAATGCCTCTAGTTGTTTGAGAGTTCTGCCTGATGTTCGCCTTCTAATGCAAGAGAGCTTGAATGGGGTTGTtatgaaaaagaggaaaaagcaaAAACTTGCTGAAGAAATAACCAATTATAATGTGGATAATGCTAGTGAAGTTGATGCTTTGACTATTAATAATTGCGGTCTAAACACTGAAGTTAACTTGCTTCCTGTCCCAGATACGCTTGAACAGGACTCGAATTTTTTTGTGGGTAGggaggaaggaggaggaggaaataAAGCAAGTGGTAGGAAGAAGAAGGGGAGAGTTAGAAAACCATCTAGTTCTGTCAATCCTAATGCAATTGTTGCTTGTAGTAATGCAGCTATAGCTACGAAAAAGGTGAATAATCATGTCCATATGGCAATAGGGCGGTTTTTGTTTGACGTAGGGGTACCTTTAGATGCTGTGAATTCAGTTTATTTCCAACCCATGATTGAGGCGATTGCTTCTCAAAGTGATGGCGTTGTTGGACCATCTTACCATGATCTTCGGAGCTGGATCTTGAAGAATGCAGTTCAAGAAGTTAGAAATGATATTGACCAATACACAGGTTCTTGGGGAAAGACAGGATGTTCTGTATTGGTAGATGAATGGGTTTCAGAAAAAGGTAAAACTTTTGTAAGTTTCTTGGTAAATAGCTCCGAAGGGACAATGTTTTTCAGGTCTGCAGATATAACCAACTTGATAAACTCTGAGGATTCTCTGTTTGAATTGCTTAAGGAGGTGGTAGAAGAAGTTGGTGTGAGAAATGTGATGCAAGTAATTACTAATAGTGACGAGCGATATCTTGCTGCTGCTAGAAGACTGACTGATTCTTATCCCTCTGTATTCTGGACTCCTTGTGCTGCTCACTGCATAAGTTTGATGCTTGAGGACATCAGCAGGCTTGAGTGGGTAAAATCAGTACTTGACCAAGCCAGAACAATATCAAGATTCATGTATAATCATAATGTTGTTCTGAACATGATGAGACGGTACACTTTTGGAGTTGATTTAGTTGATCTGGGAATCACTCGCTCTGCAACACATTTTACGACGTTGAAGCGAATGGTTAACATAAGACACAATTTGCAATCCATGGTCGCTTCAGAGGAGTGGATGGAGAGCCCATACTCAAAGAAACCAGAGGCATTTGCTGTGCTAGATTATATTGGTAATCAATCATTTTGGTCCACTTGTGCCTTACTTACTCGATTAGTTGATCCACTTTTGAGACTTCTGAGGATAGTTGGAAGCGACAAGAGGCCTGCCATGGGATATGTTTATGCTGGAGTATATCGAGCCAAAGAAACAATTAAGAAAGAACTCACTGATAAGAAGGAATATTCCACGTATTGGGATATTATAGATCATAGATGGGAACAACTTCAGCGTCATCCTCTTCATGCTGCTGGTTTCTACCTAAATCCTAACTTCTTTTACAGTACCGAAGGTGATGTACATCTTCATATCCGTTCACTGGTATATGACTGCATTGAGAAGTTGGTTCCAGACCCAAAATTTCAAGATAAAGTTGTGAAAGAGATAGGTTCTTATCACAATGGTGCTGGAGATTTTGGACGAAAGATGGCTGTTAGAGCTAGAGATACTTTACTTCCAG CTGAGTGGTGGTCAACTTATGGTGGGGGTTGCCCAAATCTGGCACGTTTAGCCATCCGCATTCTGAGTCAAACTTGCAGTTTGATCTACTTCAAGCGAAATGAAATCCCTTATGAGCAGATGCATGATACCAGAAACTGCTTAGAGCGACAGAGGCTTAATGACCTTGTCTTCGTCCAAAAGAACTTGTGGTTGAAGCAAAT ggttcaAAGGAACAAAGAACAGGATTCAGTTGACCCAATATCGTATGAGCATATTTCCATTCTTGAGGACTGGGTGACGGGGAAACCGTTATGCTCAGAAGACTTGGAAAGCTCAGATTGGATGATAGTTGATCCACCTTTAGGCAACACAATGCTTTTAGGAACACCAATTGATGATTATGAAGCCCTGGGTACAG GCTTCGATGATTATGAAATTTTTGAGGGGGTTAAAGAcagtgaagaagaaaatggaggaTAA
- the LOC113725442 gene encoding uncharacterized protein isoform X1 has translation MASDMELVPVTSQKHDPAWKHCQMYKNGERVQLKCVYCGKIFKGGGIHRIKEHLAGQKGNASSCLRVLPDVRLLMQESLNGVVMKKRKKQKLAEEITNYNVDNASEVDALTINNCGLNTEVNLLPVPDTLEQDSNFFVGREEGGGGNKASGRKKKGRVRKPSSSVNPNAIVACSNAAIATKKVNNHVHMAIGRFLFDVGVPLDAVNSVYFQPMIEAIASQSDGVVGPSYHDLRSWILKNAVQEVRNDIDQYTGSWGKTGCSVLVDEWVSEKGKTFVSFLVNSSEGTMFFRSADITNLINSEDSLFELLKEVVEEVGVRNVMQVITNSDERYLAAARRLTDSYPSVFWTPCAAHCISLMLEDISRLEWVKSVLDQARTISRFMYNHNVVLNMMRRYTFGVDLVDLGITRSATHFTTLKRMVNIRHNLQSMVASEEWMESPYSKKPEAFAVLDYIGNQSFWSTCALLTRLVDPLLRLLRIVGSDKRPAMGYVYAGVYRAKETIKKELTDKKEYSTYWDIIDHRWEQLQRHPLHAAGFYLNPNFFYSTEGDVHLHIRSLVYDCIEKLVPDPKFQDKVVKEIGSYHNGAGDFGRKMAVRARDTLLPAEWWSTYGGGCPNLARLAIRILSQTCSLIYFKRNEIPYEQMHDTRNCLERQRLNDLVFVQKNLWLKQMVQRNKEQDSVDPISYEHISILEDWVTGKPLCSEDLESSDWMIVDPPLGNTMLLGTPIDDYEALGTGFDDYEIFEGVKDSEEENGG, from the exons ATGGCTTCAGATATGGAACTGGTACCTGTGACATCACAAAAACATGATCCTGCATGGAAGCACTGTCAAATGTATAAGAATGGTGAAAGGGTTCAGCTCAAGTGTGTGTATTGTGGGAAGATTTTTAAGGGTGGTGGAATCCATAGGATTAAGGAACATCTAGCTGGGCAAAAGGGTAATGCCTCTAGTTGTTTGAGAGTTCTGCCTGATGTTCGCCTTCTAATGCAAGAGAGCTTGAATGGGGTTGTtatgaaaaagaggaaaaagcaaAAACTTGCTGAAGAAATAACCAATTATAATGTGGATAATGCTAGTGAAGTTGATGCTTTGACTATTAATAATTGCGGTCTAAACACTGAAGTTAACTTGCTTCCTGTCCCAGATACGCTTGAACAGGACTCGAATTTTTTTGTGGGTAGggaggaaggaggaggaggaaataAAGCAAGTGGTAGGAAGAAGAAGGGGAGAGTTAGAAAACCATCTAGTTCTGTCAATCCTAATGCAATTGTTGCTTGTAGTAATGCAGCTATAGCTACGAAAAAGGTGAATAATCATGTCCATATGGCAATAGGGCGGTTTTTGTTTGACGTAGGGGTACCTTTAGATGCTGTGAATTCAGTTTATTTCCAACCCATGATTGAGGCGATTGCTTCTCAAAGTGATGGCGTTGTTGGACCATCTTACCATGATCTTCGGAGCTGGATCTTGAAGAATGCAGTTCAAGAAGTTAGAAATGATATTGACCAATACACAGGTTCTTGGGGAAAGACAGGATGTTCTGTATTGGTAGATGAATGGGTTTCAGAAAAAGGTAAAACTTTTGTAAGTTTCTTGGTAAATAGCTCCGAAGGGACAATGTTTTTCAGGTCTGCAGATATAACCAACTTGATAAACTCTGAGGATTCTCTGTTTGAATTGCTTAAGGAGGTGGTAGAAGAAGTTGGTGTGAGAAATGTGATGCAAGTAATTACTAATAGTGACGAGCGATATCTTGCTGCTGCTAGAAGACTGACTGATTCTTATCCCTCTGTATTCTGGACTCCTTGTGCTGCTCACTGCATAAGTTTGATGCTTGAGGACATCAGCAGGCTTGAGTGGGTAAAATCAGTACTTGACCAAGCCAGAACAATATCAAGATTCATGTATAATCATAATGTTGTTCTGAACATGATGAGACGGTACACTTTTGGAGTTGATTTAGTTGATCTGGGAATCACTCGCTCTGCAACACATTTTACGACGTTGAAGCGAATGGTTAACATAAGACACAATTTGCAATCCATGGTCGCTTCAGAGGAGTGGATGGAGAGCCCATACTCAAAGAAACCAGAGGCATTTGCTGTGCTAGATTATATTGGTAATCAATCATTTTGGTCCACTTGTGCCTTACTTACTCGATTAGTTGATCCACTTTTGAGACTTCTGAGGATAGTTGGAAGCGACAAGAGGCCTGCCATGGGATATGTTTATGCTGGAGTATATCGAGCCAAAGAAACAATTAAGAAAGAACTCACTGATAAGAAGGAATATTCCACGTATTGGGATATTATAGATCATAGATGGGAACAACTTCAGCGTCATCCTCTTCATGCTGCTGGTTTCTACCTAAATCCTAACTTCTTTTACAGTACCGAAGGTGATGTACATCTTCATATCCGTTCACTGGTATATGACTGCATTGAGAAGTTGGTTCCAGACCCAAAATTTCAAGATAAAGTTGTGAAAGAGATAGGTTCTTATCACAATGGTGCTGGAGATTTTGGACGAAAGATGGCTGTTAGAGCTAGAGATACTTTACTTCCAG CTGAGTGGTGGTCAACTTATGGTGGGGGTTGCCCAAATCTGGCACGTTTAGCCATCCGCATTCTGAGTCAAACTTGCAGTTTGATCTACTTCAAGCGAAATGAAATCCCTTATGAGCAGATGCATGATACCAGAAACTGCTTAGAGCGACAGAGGCTTAATGACCTTGTCTTCGTCCAAAAGAACTTGTGGTTGAAGCAAAT ggttcaAAGGAACAAAGAACAGGATTCAGTTGACCCAATATCGTATGAGCATATTTCCATTCTTGAGGACTGGGTGACGGGGAAACCGTTATGCTCAGAAGACTTGGAAAGCTCAGATTGGATGATAGTTGATCCACCTTTAGGCAACACAATGCTTTTAGGAACACCAATTGATGATTATGAAGCCCTGGGTACAG GCTTCGATGATTATGAAATTTTTGAGGGGGTTAAAGAcagtgaagaagaaaatggaggaTAA